A window from Chiloscyllium punctatum isolate Juve2018m chromosome 3, sChiPun1.3, whole genome shotgun sequence encodes these proteins:
- the LOC140464001 gene encoding desmoplakin-like gives MAELDLSKLSCEMGKAFSDKEAVLFGKESFKNNNKHLEAEPKILKPNENTHNAPVSHSDQRVWHKYKGDFVQARLSEMSISSSPEQISQNTPVKLHSETNVNHPNNNTFLMQIGDKCHTSCDQNIFTKVQDKFVPSSTILEFQGIRRKVIVQDLVEADLLNKNVAEQLEKGVKTVSQVENSLGKYLNKINSIAGLYLEASKQKMCFNEAARAGIIESSVALEFLEAQAATGYIVHTQSNGKYSVQEAVEKGLIPLEFKERLLEAEKAVTGYFHHGKILSVFQAMESKLLPSQIGSRLLEVQIATGGIIDPVRSVRLPLATACKQGLLNHDTTQNLYKVLNNTKGFQNPNNTKQAMHYAELIKFCVVDLEGNYLLLPFGTRKISTPSPTRPNTISVVDTSTKSEITLYDAFLKYYIEKQTYLELSALQSHWRETIDKGSSEYFLIDSNSGRQFSLNDALTQGHISQTELNKYRDGHITVTELADMLISRASVVSNPNSPIAGIWNPNSCRRISILKAMHQNLVERLTATRLLEAQACTGGIIDPATGKKFSISEALQRELVDSEIAASIQKSQQAYRGFLQPGTQAIISTAEAVHKNLLGHDLGHRFLALQYLTGGLVDPNLPGRISLEDALRRHLIDDKTAQRLTDEKMHAKNLVCPKTKQKISYKEALARAIFDCHTGLRLLEAAEYF, from the coding sequence ATGGCAGAGCTGGACCTAAGCAAATTGAGTTGTGAAATGGGCAAAGCTTTCTCGGACAAAGAGGCTGTTTTGTTTGGAAAGGAAAGTTTCAAAAATAATAACAAGCATTTAGAAGCAGAACCGAAAATCCTTAAACCAAATGAGAACACCCATAATGCTCCtgtatctcacagtgatcagagagTATGGCACAAATATAAGGGTGATTTTGTGCAAGCCAGGTTAAGTGAAATGAGTATTTCATCCAGTCCTGAGCAAATCTCACAGAATACTCCAGTGAAACTTCATTCTGAGACAAATGTAAACCATCCAAACAATAATACATTTCTGATGCAAATTGGTGACAAATGTCACACGAGCTGCGACCAAAACATCTTCACCAAAGTCCAAGATAAATTTGTCCCTTCATCTACAATTCTGGAATTTCAGGGCATACGTCGTAAAGTCATAGTGCAAGACTTGGTCGAGGCTGACCTCCTGAACAAAAATGTTGCTGAGCAGCTTGAGAAAGGAGTCAAGACCGTTTCTCAAGTTGAAAATTCCCTTGGCAAGTATCTGAACAAAATTAATTCAATTGCTGGCTTGTACTTAGAAGCCAGTAAACAAAAAATGTGCTTCAATGAGGCAGCAAGAGCGGGGATCATTGAATCCTCTGTAGCCCTCGAGTTTTTGGAAGCTCAAGCTGCAACAGGCTATATTGTCCACACACAGTCCAATGGAAAGTACTCTGTTCAAGAGGCTGTTGAGAAAGGACTCATTCCCCTCGAGTTTAAAGAAAGACTGCTTGAAGCAGAGAAAGCGGTCACAGGGTATTTTCATCATGGCAAgatcctgtctgtattccaagcCATGGAGAGCAAGCTGCTTCCAAGTCAAATTGGAAGCAGGCTGCTCGAAGTTCAGATTGCAACTGGAGGAATCATTGACCCAGTGCGGAGTGTTAGATTACCTTTGGCGACTGCATGCAAGCAAGGTCTCCTCAACCACGACACTACCCAAAACCTGTATAAGGTGCTTAATAACACGAAAGGCTTTCAGAATCCAAACAACACCAAACAAGCTATGCATTACGCAGAATTGATAAAATTTTGCGTGGTGGATTTAGAAGGGAATTATCTTCTCCTCCCCTTTGGGACCCGCAAGATATCCACTCCATCCCCTACAAGGCCTAATACTATTTCAGTAGTTGATACCAGCACAAAGTCAGAAATAACTTTATATGATGCGTTTCTGAAGTATTATATTGAGAAGCAGACCTACCTTGAACTTTCAGCACTGCAGTCCCACTGGAGGGAGACCATTGACAAGGGCAGCAGTGAGTATTTTCTTATTGACAGTAACTCTGGAAGGCAGTTCAGCCTCAATGATGCTTTAACCCAGGGTCATATCAGCCAAACAGAACTTAATAAATACCGGGATGGCCACATCACAGTGACTGAGCTGGCTGACATGTTGATAAGCAGAGCCTCTGTAGTTTCCAATCCCAATAGTCCAATTGCAGGCATTTGGAATCCTAACAGCTGTAGAAGAATTTCTATCCTGAAAGCTATGCATCAGAATTTGGTGGAGAGGCTGACAGCCACTCGATTGCTTGAGGCGCAGGCTTGTACTGGTGGAATAATTGATCCAGCAACTGGGAAGAAATTCTCCATTTCGGAAGCATTGCAGCGAGAATTAGTTGACAGTGAAATTGCTGCTAGCATCCAAAAATCTCAGCAAGCTTACAGAGGTTTCCTTCAACCTGGGACACAGGCAATCATATCGACTGCAGAAGCTGTGCACAAGAACCTCTTGGGTCATGACCTTGGTCACCGATTCCTTGCTTTACAATATTTGACTGGTGGGCTAGTGGATCCAAATCTTCCAGGAAGAATTTCCTTAGAAGATGCTCTGAGAAGACACCTTATTGATGACAAGACAGCTCAGAGATTGACAGATGAAAAGATGCATGCCAAGAACTTGGTTTGTCCCAAGACCAAACAAAAGATTTCATACAAAGAGGCTTTGGCCAGAGCCATATTCGACTGCCACACAGGTTTGAGACTGCTGGAAGCAGCTGAATATTTCTAA